The Helianthus annuus cultivar XRQ/B chromosome 16, HanXRQr2.0-SUNRISE, whole genome shotgun sequence genome includes a window with the following:
- the LOC110915621 gene encoding L-type lectin-domain containing receptor kinase VII.1 has translation MHIRTSQHTYYKRLQNNLHPSFTSQPIHHFHLHVHHHISTMINHHLLLLTTLLLLLRSPPSSAVDFLFNSFNSTSISLYGNATIQYTTLTLTTSTPSQIGRALYPNKIPTKNQSSILPFSTSFIFSMAPSRNVLPGHGFVFIFTPVTGINDTSSAQNLGLFSRTVDGNSSNHVFGIEFDVFRNEEFRDINDNHVGIDLNSLTSVNASEAGYYDDNNDDGGVNDDGFRVVKLNDGRNYQVWVDYDGFVMNVTMAPVGVKKPTRCLMEVPLDLSAVFEDEMYVGFTASTGTLTQSHRILGWSFSNSNFSFSDGLVIEGLPSFVLPGESVLKSTGFVVGLSLGVLFVVVSCGVGVFVWVRRKRRLAKARADMEDWELEYWPHRIPFQEILLATKSFSDENVIGVGGNGKVYKGVIGGTEIAVKRINHDNNDGVREFLAEVSSLGRLKHRNLVGLRGWCKKEKGSLILVYDYMENGSLDKMLFDGKDDNKILNFEDRMKILKDVANGILYLHEGWEAKVLHRDIKSSNVLLDKQMNAKLGDFGLARMHQHGQVATTTRVVGTAGYLAPEVIKTGRASTQTDIFSFGILILEVICGKRPIKEGDIPLVNWVTELMQKDKLFDAIDERLMAKDALDHEEVEWVLHLGLLCAHPDAKMRPSMRQIVKALEGKNKNEVDEGEGEGDEDDMKVYLLERMKSKNLWSKYAQMLSSGSSFYSHPTFGEMRNGISSSMSISSSDIVEGR, from the coding sequence ATGCATATCCGTACAAGTCAGCATACTTATTATAAGCGGCTCCAGAATAATCTGCACCCTTCATTTACAAGTCAACCAATCCACCATTTCCACCTTCATGTTCACCACCACATCTCCACCATGATCaaccaccacctcctcctcctcaccaccctcctcctcctcctccgatCCCCACCGTCCTCCGCCGTCGACTTCCTCTTCAACTCCTTCAACTCCACCTCCATCTCCCTCTACGGCAACGCCACCATCCAATACACCACTCTCACCCTCACCACCTCCACCCCTAGCCAAATCGGCCGTGCTCTTTACCCCAACAAAATACCCACCAAAAACCAATCATCCATTCTCCCTTTCTCCACCTCCTTCATCTTCTCCATGGCCCCATCTCGCAACGTTCTCCCGGGCCACGGTTTCGTCTTCATCTTCACTCCTGTCACCGGCATCAACGACACCAGTTCAGCCCAGAATCTCGGCCTGTTTAGCCGCACAGTTGATGGGAATTCATCCAATCACGTGTTTGGTATAGAATTCGATGTGTTTCGGAACGAAGAGTTTAGAGATATTAATGATAATCATGTTGGGATTGATCTCAACTCGTTGACTTCTGTTAATGCCTCTGAAGCTGGATACTATGATGATAAtaatgatgatggtggtgttaATGATGATGGGTTTAGGGTTGTGAAGCTTAATGATGGGAGAAACTATCAGGTGTGGGTGGATTATGATGGGTTTGTGATGAATGTGACTATGGCTCCTGTTGGTGTTAAGAAGCCCACCAGGTGTTTGATGGAAGTCCCCTTAGATCTTTCTGCTGTTTTTGAGGATGAGATGTATGTGGGCTTTACTGCTTCTACCGGGACTTTGACTCAGAGTCATAGGATTTTGGGTTGGAGTTTTAGTAACTCGAATTTTTCGTTTAGTGATGGTTTGGTTATCGAGGGGTTGCCTTCATTTGTGCTGCCTGGTGAGTCGGTTTTAAAGTCGACAGGGTTTGTTGTTGGGTtgagtttaggggttttgtttgTGGTGGTGAGTTGTGGTGTGGGTGTGTTTGTTTGGGTTAGGAGGAAGAGGAGGTTGGCGAAAGCGAGAGCGGATATGGAGGATTGGGAGTTGGAGTATTGGCCGCATAGGATTCCGTTTCAAGAGATTTTATTGGCGACCAAGAGTTTTAGTGATGAGAATGTAATTGGGGTCGGCGGGAATGGGAAAGTTTATAAAGGGGTTATTGGAGGAACGGAGATCGCAGTGAAGCGGATTAATCATGATAATAATGATGGCGTTCGCGAGTTCTTGGCCGAGGTTTCGAGTCTTGGAAGGTTGAAACATAGAAACTTGGTTGGATTGAGAGGATGGTGTAAGAAAGAAAAGGGTAGTTTGATCTTGGTTTACGATTATATGGAAAATGGGAGTTTGGACAAGATGTTGTTTGATGGTAAAGATGATAACAAAATCTTGAATTTCGAAGATAGAATGAAGATCTTGAAAGATGTAGCGAACGGGATTTTATATCTACACGAAGGGTGGGAAGCGAAGGTGTTGCATAGAGACATCAAGTCAAGTAATGTGTTACTCGACAAACAAATGAATGCAAAGTTAGGTGATTTCGGGTTAGCCCGTATGCACCAACATGGTCAAGTGGCTACGACAACTCGGGTGGTAGGAACCGCAGGGTACCTAGCACCCGAGGTGATCAAGACAGGCCGAGCCTCAACACAAACGGATATTTTCAGTTTTGGGATTTTAATTCTTGAAGTTATATGCGGAAAACGACCAATAAAGGAAGGAGACATCCCTTTGGTCAATTGGGTAACCGAACTAATGCAAAAGGACAAACTTTTTGACGCTATAGACGAGAGGCTAATGGCTAAGGATGCGCTCGACCATGAGGAGGTCGAATGGGTGCTACACTTGGGACTATTGTGCGCGCATCCGGACGCAAAAATGAGGCCATCAATGAGACAAATTGTAAAGGCTTTAGAAGGGAAGAACAAGAATGAAGTGGATGAAGGTGAAGGTGAAGGTGATGAAGATGATATGAAAGTTTACTTGTTAGAAAGGATGAAATCTAAAAATTTATGGTCAAAATATGCTCAAATGCTAAGTTCAGGATCATCATTCTATTCACATCCAACATTTGGGGAAATGAGAAATGGGATTTCTTCTTCCATGTCCATTTCATCATCTGATATTGTAGAGGGTAGATAG